A stretch of Crossiella cryophila DNA encodes these proteins:
- a CDS encoding SDR family oxidoreductase — MGKQLVGKVALVTGGSRGIGAATARALGAAGADVAISYTSRPDKAEAVVEELKEAGVRALAVRADQADSAQVKELVRTVHEHFGRLDVLVNNAGVIAVDTLDPATQDDAALDRQLAINIGGVAAGVRAAAPLLGDGGRIVTVGSVLATRQAGGGVAEYSGTKAAIAAFSKGWARDLGGRGITVNTVHPGPIETDMNPNEGEAAAQRTALTALGRYGQASEVAAAIVFLAGPDAAYITGAELHVDGGMGI, encoded by the coding sequence ATGGGCAAGCAACTCGTGGGCAAGGTCGCGCTGGTCACCGGGGGTTCTCGGGGCATCGGCGCGGCCACCGCGCGGGCGCTGGGCGCGGCGGGCGCGGATGTCGCGATCAGCTACACCTCGCGGCCGGACAAGGCCGAGGCCGTGGTCGAGGAACTGAAGGAGGCCGGGGTCCGGGCACTCGCGGTGCGCGCGGACCAGGCGGACTCGGCGCAGGTCAAGGAGCTGGTGCGGACCGTGCACGAGCACTTCGGGCGACTGGACGTGCTGGTCAACAACGCCGGGGTGATCGCGGTCGACACGCTGGACCCGGCCACCCAGGACGATGCCGCGCTGGACCGGCAGCTGGCGATCAACATCGGCGGGGTGGCGGCGGGAGTGCGCGCGGCCGCGCCGCTGCTCGGCGACGGCGGGCGGATCGTCACCGTCGGCTCGGTGCTGGCCACCCGGCAGGCGGGCGGCGGCGTGGCCGAGTACTCCGGCACCAAGGCCGCGATCGCCGCCTTCAGCAAGGGCTGGGCGCGGGACCTCGGCGGCCGCGGGATCACCGTCAACACCGTGCACCCCGGTCCGATCGAGACCGACATGAACCCCAACGAGGGCGAGGCCGCCGCACAGCGGACCGCGCTCACCGCGCTCGGCCGCTACGGCCAAGCATCCGAGGTGGCCGCCGCGATCGTGTTCCTGGCCGGCCCGGACGCGGCCTACATCACCGGCGCCGAACTGCACGTCGACGGTGGCATGGGCATCTGA